In Lathyrus oleraceus cultivar Zhongwan6 chromosome 2, CAAS_Psat_ZW6_1.0, whole genome shotgun sequence, the DNA window AAAGGGTAACACGTATCGCAGTTGTTAATGAGGAAAGAAAAAGAACACTAAAAAAATCTTCCGTACGTACGTACTTCTAACGAAATCATAACcaattgttttattttattttagttcATTAGACAAAGATAATATTTCCTGAATCTTATCCTTCACTTTTTTCTCTCCTTCTCTCttgattatatttttattttaaaagagATAGTAAAATTAACCGAGAAAGATAGAGAGTAAggagaaagaagaagagaaaaataAAGGAAAGGATCTAAAATCATCTCTTTGACTTATCTACATAACCTATATCGAAATGACTCAACTTTTTTTTTAGGTTGGCTTTCGTGCAAATGGTTGGTTTTGATATTTCTCGTTTGGCCCATAAAGTATTTGTGTATGTCGTCTCTCATTAACAGttgttaatatatatatatatatatatatatatatatatatatatatatatatatatatatatatatatatatatatatatatatatgatacaCAGGTGgaatttaatcaaattttttaaatttttttactCTGATTGGTTGATTTGTCAGGTGTGATACTTCGGATAATATTTGGTGGAATTATATACTTGTTAGTTGGAAGTTTCAAATGGCTAAATATGTTTGGTAAGTTAAATTAAATGCAAAAGTTTAACTCATCTCTTTAGTTAAAATAACTAAAATGAATGACTCATATTTAAGCACCAAAAGGTCTATTATCAGCTTTTTACTCATTTTTTGAACAATATATTAGAATAACTAAATGATGATGCTTTATAATTCAAATTGATTTTGGGTTTAAGATGAAGAGAGGGATCATATTTGCAATAATTCTAAGGTAACAAGTGAAAGACTGATTATATGCTTTGAATTGTGACAGGAATCAGAAAAATATATGGCAAGAAATATAGTCATTATGAAGTTATAGGTATATTGTGTTACTTCTCCCGAAGTGTGAAAGCTTTTAGTGCTTCACGGCTGGAAGAGGCATCCGCATACGAAAGCATGTTGCATGGAGCCCAAAATGGAATAATTGAGTTCATAAATGCCATGAGGGAGGCTAATCCTCATTTGCTTTCAGCCGTTGATAGCTGCCATAGAGGCATATTTTCGCATGCAGTTTTGCATCGTAAGCAAAATGTGTTTCAACTCATACACTGTCTCCCTGGAGGGAAGGAGTTATTTAGATATAGTATAGACAAGTTTGGCAATAACTTGTTGCATCTCGCTGCACAGTTAGGTCCTTCCTCTGATCGCGATACAAGACCCGGTGCTGCTCTGCAAATGCAAAGAGAAATTCAATGGTTTAAGGTATTTATTCTACATATACACTATTACAAAAATATAACTCATATAATTAACATCATAATGACAACAGGCCGTGGAGAAAGTAGTGCATCCCAAGTTTAAAGAAGCCAAAAATGGTGACGGCAAGAAGCCTTACGAAATATTAGCAGAAAGCCACGAAGAGCTAGTGAAAGACGGAGAGAAATGGGCAAAAGAGACAGCTACATCGTTCACAATTGTAGGCACTCTCATCACTACCATCATGTTCGCCGCAGCATTTACCGTTCCAGGCGGAAACAATGGTAACGGTTTGCCCAACTTCTTGCACGACAAAAGGTTCATTACGTTTCTCATAGCAGACGCATTCTCTCTCTTCACGTCAACCACTTCGGTGTTGATTTTCATTGGGATTCTTACCTCCCGTTATGCTGAAAGAGATTTTCTCAGGACCTTGCCCGGGAAGTTATGGTTTGGTCTTTTGTTCCTTGTGCTCTCTGTTTGTTCCATGATAGTTGCATTTTGTGCTGCTATTGATATGATCTTAAAGGGATATAAAATCACTAGGTGGTTAATTATTGTACCAACCATGTCACTTGGGAGTCTTCCAATTACCTTTCTTGTACTATCGCAGCTGCCCCTCATGTATCAAATATTTCACTTTACAAGGAAGAATCCCATCAGCAGAATCAAAAACTGACCACAATGTATGTGCTTGAAAATCCTCAAAAATTTATTTACTCTTGACAACGATTCAGATTCTAGCAACTAGGGAAAACTTTCTACTGTTTCTCGTGATTTGTCATTTAGAGAATCGATAATCATGTGCCATGTTTTAGAAATATTTAGAAGTGCGAAACAAACACACAAGTTGAGCATGGATACATTCAGACCATATATGAGCAAGTAATAATGGATTCTTACAAAATTATGTGGAAAATTACACACCACCTTAAATTACTAAAACAACTTTGCAGTCTCTTAGACATCAAATGGATGATAGTAATAAAAAATATAATGAATATGATAACTCATCAAATGTCTACAACGTTCAATCCAATCCTAGATATTTCCACTGCATGCCGTACGTATTCCTGTAGAAAGTAATAATTAATTCCCAATATTTAGGATTGTTGAAAAATGCAACGGAAGAGAGCTAGTTATGTACacaaaaaattgaaaattaattATTCGAAATAAATGATTTAATGAATGCATGTATTGGTGAGTTTTATTTGGAAAGATAAAGTAAATGGTGGATAAAATGAGGGTAGATAGGAATTTCTTTTTATAATAATCTATTATCTTGGTTAGAGAGATTTATGTTAAAATAACACTTAAAAAGAATTAAAAAGAATCggagagaataataaatattgATTACCCAACTAAGTAGAATCGTTGATGTTATGTGGGCGACAATTGAAGGTGTTAAGAATAATATGGTGATGAACAATGACATCCAACTAGGAATTCCATATCCCCACGTTTTACAAAGGCCACAAGTTGACCTTCTCAATGTAATGATGTCTAATAGAAACAATAATGCAAATATTCTAATCCATTAGATAAGGTATAATGTTGGTTGGTGTacaagatgaagaagatgaagatggaaaaagagagagaagagagaataataaacTTCCATTAGTCTATTAAAACGATTATAACGAAATGGTTGCACACACACTGCACTACAATACTCAGTGGATATAACTGTTGACAATTATAGTACTATATATAAACAAATAATAGTGTCACGTAGCGAAATACTAAAATACTGAATTATCCTTCAACATTATCCCTTAATTCAGGATTTAACTAATTAAAACTAATAACATCAATTTCATCCCTTAAGTGGAGAAATTGATCGGTCTTGTTTGCTTTTGTAAGAACATCTGTCATCTGCTTCTGAGTGCTACAGTGCataacttctagcactccattcTGAACAGACTTCTCAAAAAAtgatacttagtctcaatatgcttattcttccatgcaacactgggttATTGGCAAGATCGATTGCAGACTTGTTATCAATCATTAGCTTCAGATGCTTATTtaccttgatcttcagatcctgAAGTAAATTCAGAAGTCAGACAACTTGACATGCAACCACAACACCTGCAA includes these proteins:
- the LOC127119794 gene encoding uncharacterized protein LOC127119794, whose amino-acid sequence is MMKSTDFASGGIVHQALNKDNYERWSCVIQNYLQGQGLWDDVILNVDANHLLTDHASSSNKMQAGTRNVFRIFKQSGKNDIEQGYDCYDEQSFWREVDIEAVRKTKNAKALHMIQLSCGREIVDEISHFPTAKEAWNHLRILYGKEIKATAHIEQADLESSIDQLHKDVFRRVERGQDIQNTDIGEDVLYMTSTLGRTLLHVAVIAGNVRNVETLVAKGKDTLLDMQDRNGDTALALVARYTGNTYVAKCMVETNNYKGFRHNLLVLQNNENVIPILMAAANGHKQLTTYLYTRTDLSQDNNSRILLLSLCITAEIFDVALRLLVSYPDLPRESLPLSIPKMLRQSFPDKFSPLVALSKMPSAFPSGTRFGRLEQFFYDILSVEREFRGNYEIPDIANSVQRVTRIAVVNEERKRTLKKSSVRWLSCKWLVLIFLVWPIKYLCVILRIIFGGIIYLLVGSFKWLNMFGIRKIYGKKYSHYEVIGILCYFSRSVKAFSASRLEEASAYESMLHGAQNGIIEFINAMREANPHLLSAVDSCHRGIFSHAVLHRKQNVFQLIHCLPGGKELFRYSIDKFGNNLLHLAAQLGPSSDRDTRPGAALQMQREIQWFKAVEKVVHPKFKEAKNGDGKKPYEILAESHEELVKDGEKWAKETATSFTIVGTLITTIMFAAAFTVPGGNNGNGLPNFLHDKRFITFLIADAFSLFTSTTSVLIFIGILTSRYAERDFLRTLPGKLWFGLLFLVLSVCSMIVAFCAAIDMILKGYKITRWLIIVPTMSLGSLPITFLVLSQLPLMYQIFHFTRKNPISRIKN